DNA from Chlamydiota bacterium:
GGACACCGTCTTGTCCAGGCACGCGTTCCGCATGATCACCCGATCCCCCGACCGCACCGCCTCCCGCAGCCCCTCGATCAGGATCCGGTCCCCCGCGCGAAGCGCCGCGAGATCCTCCGCCCGGTCGAGGAGGAGCGGGACGATCCCGAAGTTCACGAGGTTGGCCAGGTGAATCCTCGCGAACGAGCGGGCGGCGACCGCGGCGATCCCGAGGTAGCGCGGGACGAGCGCGGCGTGCTCCCGGCTCGACCCCTGGCCGTAGTTCTCGCCCGCGACGATGAGCCCCGTCCCCGCCGCCTTCGCCCGCGCGACGAAGCCGGGGTCGAGGCGGCCGAAGGCGTGCTCCGCGAGGGCGGGGATGTTGGAGCGCAGGGGGAGGATCTTCGCCCCCGCGGGCATGATGTCGTCGGTGCTGACGTTGTCGCCGAGGACGAGCGTCACGGAGCCCTCCAGCCGGTCGGCGAGGGCGGGGAAGCGCGGCAACGGCTTGATCTTCGGCCCCTTCACGACCGCCACCGCCCGCCGGTTGCGCGGCGGCCGGACGAGCATCCCGTCGTCCACGAGGAACCGCGCGGGGAGCCGCAACGCCCTCGGGCGGCCGAGACGGCGCGGGTCCGCGATCTCGCCCGCGAGCGCGGAGGCGACCGCCGTCGCGACGCTGCACAGGTAGACGCCCGCGTCGGGCGTCCCCGCGCGCCCCTTGAAGTTCCGGTTGAAGGTCCTCAGCGACACGCCCCCCGAGGAGGGCGCCTGTCCCATCCCGATGCAGGGGCCGCAGGCGTTCTCGAGGAGGCGGGCGCCCGCCTCGAGCATCGCGTCGAGCGCGCCGCACGCGGCGAGCATCCGGAGCACCTGCCGGGAGCCCGGCGAGACGGTCAAACTGACGCCGGGGGCGATCCGGCGGCCCTTGAGCATCGCCGCCGCCTCCCGCATGTCGCGCAGAGAGGAGTTGGTGCAGGAGCCGATGCACACCTGGTCCACCCGCGTCCCGGCGAGCTCCCGCGCCGCGCGGACGTTGTCGGGGCTGTGCGGGGTCGCGACGAGCGGCTCGAGCGCCGCGAGGTCCAGGTCGACGGTCCCGGCGTACGCGGCCGCGGCGTCGGCGGCGAGCGGGCGCCACGCCTTCAGGCGCCCCTGCGCGGCGAGGAAGCGCCGCGCCTGCGCGTCCGAGGGGAATACGGAGGAGGTGAGCCCCAGCTCCGTCCCCATGTTCGCGATCGTCGCGCGCTCGGGGACGGTGAGGCCGGCGAGCGCCGGACCGCCGTACTCGAGCAGTTTCCCCCTCCCCCACTTCACCCCGAATCGCCGGAGCAGCTCGAGGATGACGTCCTTGGCGGAGACCCACGGGGGGAGCTTCCCCGCCAGCCTCACCAGGACGACTTCGGGCATCGTGAAAACGAACGGCTCGCCCGCCATCGCGGCGGCGACATCGAGCCCCCCGGCGCCGACGGCGAGCATCCCGAGCCCCCCGCAGGTGGGGGTGTGGCTGTCAGAGCCCAGCAGCGTCGCCCCGGGCACGGCGAACCGCTCGAGGTGCACCTGGTGGCAGATGCCGTTCCCGGGAGGGGAAAACCAGGCGCCGTAGCGCGCCGCCGCCGTCTGGAGGTAGCGGTGGTCGTCGGCGTTCTCGGGGCCCGCCTGGAGCGTGTTGTGGTCGACGTAGCTCACGGAGAGGCGCGCGCGCGTCCGGTCGAGGCCGAGCGCCTCGAACTGGAGAAAGGCGAGCGTGCCGGTGGCGTCCTGCGTGAGGGTCTGGTCGATCCGCAGCGCGATCTCCCCGCCCGCGGCGTGACGCCCCGAGACGAGGTGCGCGGCGACGATCTTTTCCGTGAGTGTCTTGGGCATACTCTCCCGTGAAGACCCGGGTGGTCAGAAGCCGGGAGTCGGGATCCGGAACGGGTCCCGACTAGGCCTCCGGCGGCGCGCCTATTTCTTCGAGCAACCGCAGGGCCCCGGAAACGTCCCCGCGGCCAAACCCCTTTGCCGGAATCCGACAGTATCGCGCGTGTTCGACGGCACCCTGCGCGACGTCGACGAGCCGGGTCTGTCCGCCTTCCCGCGTCGCCCGAATCCTTCCGCGACGGTCGGGGCGATCGACACCGCGGGGCGCCGGGATCGCGAGACCGGGCCGCAGGTTTCAGATCCGGGGGATGTCCGAGATGGACGGCACGCCGAACGCGCGAATCGGAGGGCCTCGTGCCGCACCGCCGGGTCGGCAGATGCCGCCCGCATCCTCATCCCGGCTCCCGGCGTCCGGATTCCGGCTCCCGATCGGTCATGCTATCGCAGCACGATCTTCAGGCGGGCCTTGACCTTCTCGAACCTGATCCTGTTTTCCCGCGCGAGCCACCCGAGCGCCATCTGGAGCTCGTCGTACGGGCAGTTGAGCGCCTTGATGAGCTCCGCCGGCGTGGCCGCCTTCTTCCGGCGCAGCTGCTCGTACACCCTCCCCGCCGTCTCGCCGATCTTCCCCCAGAGCATCCGCAGTCCCCACCCGGCCAGGGCCGCGCCCGCCGCGGCCCGCCGGAGAAATGATACTACATCGGGAGGGAGGAATGGAGTTTTTTGGGGTCGGACCACGATATCTCGTTGGGGCGGTTATGGTTGAGTCTTTTTAGGGCCTCAAAATAGGCCTTGGACGCGTTTTTGGGGGGGTGAAAACAGCGTGTACGCGCGGCAAGAGCGCAGGGCGGACACCCGAACCTCGATGCTGTAGTAAAAATGAGCGCGGGGACGAACGCCTACCGCGCCCCCGCCCCGGGACCGAGCAGTGCGAAGAGCTCGTCGTTGGAGAGGACGCGGGCGACGTAGCGGGAGAGGTAGGCGAGCGTCACCTTCTCGTGCGCGGCGTCGTAGGTGTCGACGCAGTCGCGGGCGATGATCACGTCGTAGTCGCGCTGGTAGGCGTCCAGCGCGGTGACCCGGATGCAGGCGTGCGTGAGGAACCCCGCGAGGACGAGCGTGTCGTAGCCGCGGACCTTGAGGAACCGGTCGAGGCCGGTGCCGTGAAAGGCGCTCCAGCGGGTCTTGTGGATGACCGGCTCGTCCGGCCTCCTGCCGACCGACTCGAGCTCTTTGGCCCCGTCCGTCCCCTCGACGCAGATCCTGAAGTCGTCCCGCACCATCTGCCGGGTCCAGGTGCTCCGGTCCTCCTTGTGCAGGGTCAGGATATGCACGATCGGGATCTTCCGCTTCCTGAAAAACGCCGCGAGGAGGCGCACGCTCTCGTCGAACGCCGCGGCCGGCTTGCGGAGCGTGAAGAGGCGCGGGAAGTCCTTCTGGAGGTCTATGGTGAGGAGGACGGGATTCATTTTCGTGCGTTTATATCACATCGCGCGGGGAGGGGCAACAGAATGAACGCCGGCACAGCTACTGTTGTGCCACGAAGATAGCGGGTAACGTTTCACCACGGAGGACACAGAGAAAACGCGGCTTCTTTTTTGCCGCGGATTTACGCGGACCAGCACGGATAAAGAATCCGTCTCGTTAGACAATCCGTGGAGATCCGCACGATCCGTGGCACGCAGTTCTTTTTCGCTTCACCCGCGCCCCCTCGCGGCGTACACTATCGCGGGGAGCCGACGACGATGCCCGTGCACGAGTTCTTCATCCCCCCCGGTGTCATCTACGGCCCCGGCGCCCTTGCCCGGCTCGGCGAGGAGGCGGGGCGGCTCGGCCGCAAGGCGCTCCTCGTCGCCGGGAGGGGGTCGCTCCGGCGCGGCGGCGCGCTCGAGAGGATCGAACGCCTCCTTGGGGCCGCCGGCGTCGAAACGGTCCTGTTCGAAGGGGTCGAAGGGGACCCGTCCGCCGAGACGGTGGATCGCGGCGTCGCCGCGGCGCTCGACGGGGCGTGCGACCTGGTCGTGGCGGCGGGCGGCGGGAGCGCGATCGACGCGGGCAAGGCGATCGCGGGGATCGCGACCAACGGCGGCTCGACGTACGACTACCTCGAGGGGAAGGAGATCCGCCTTCCCCCCCTCCCCTTCGTCGCGGTCCCCACCACCGCGGGAACCGGCGCCGAGGTCACGAAGAACGCGGTCATCACCGACCGCCGGCGCGGCCGCAAACAGAGCATACGCCACCGTTTCCTCGTCCCCTCCGCCGCCGTCGTGGACCCCGAACTCACCTTCTCGCTCCCGCCCGCTCCGACCGCCGCGACGGGGATGGACGCCCTCGCCCAGCTCGTCGAGCCGTACGTCTCGAGGCGGAGCACGCCGCTGACCGACACGCTCGCCCTGCGCGGGATACAACTGACGGGGAGCTGTCTCGCGCGCGCGGTCCGGGACGGGGGCGACGCGGAGGCCCGCGCCGGGATGTCGTTCGCGGCGCTGCTCAGCGGGATGGCGCTGGCCAACGCCGGGCTCGGCGCGGCGCACGCCCTCTCCCATCCGCTCGGCGTCCGCTTCAACGTCCCGCACGGCTGCGCCTGCGCGATCCTGCTCCCCCGAGTGATGGCGTTCAACCTCCCCGCCGCCGCGCAGAGATACGCCGATGTCGCCGCGGCGCTGGGCGAGGAGGTCCGGGGGCTCGCGGTCGAGGATGCCGCCCGCAGGGCGGTCGAACGCGTCCGGCGCCTCGCCGCGGAGATCGGCATTCCGCCCGGCCTCTCCGCGTTCGGGGTGCGGGAGAAGGATTTCGCGGCGATTGCGCGGGAGGCGCGCGGGTCGAGCCTCGAGGGGAACCCGGTCGCGGCGGACGAGGGGGCGCTCGTGCGCATACTCCGTGCGGCGCTCTAGTCCGCGCGGCCTCATCGCGTCTCGGCGCGCATTGTGGTCTTTGGTCCTTGGGATTTGAACCTTGGGCTATGGGATTCTGGATTTCATCACGGAGGTCTGCCATGCAGCGCGTGAACGAGAAGGAACAGTCGTACCGCCACGGCGACTCGGGGCCCAAGTATTTGATGCGCGGGCCGCGGTTCGAGTGGGGGATCATCCGCCTGAAGGCGGGGGAGAAGATGGGGCGCCACGGGCACAAAGAGGTCGAGGAGACGTTCTACTTCTTCGAGGGGGCGCCGACGCTCCTCGTCAACGAGACCCCGCAGCGGGTCCGAGAGGGGGATGTGTTCCGCCTCGAACCCGGCGAGCGCCACGACATCGTGAACGACACGCCCGCCCCCATCCGAGTGATCTTCATCAAGACGCCGTACCTGCCGGAGGACAAGATCAACTGACGCTATCGAGCTGTCGCGCTATCGAGCGAGCGGGAGCGGCGGACCGATATCCCCCACCGCGCAACTTCCCACGCGGCGGTCCCGGCGAGGAGCGCCGCGCACAGGATGAACGGGGAGCGCAGGCCGAGGTACTGGGCGGCGAAGCCCCCCAACAGCGGCCCCAGGAAGAACGCCGACCCCACCATCAGCTCGTGGATCCCCGATCTGCGCCCCGCATCCCCGTCCCCGCAGAGGCTGTAGTAGAGGCTCGAGTAGTACGACAGGCCGAGCGCGATCCCGATCAGCGAGAACGCAAACGCGAGCAGCGGCACCGAGACGGTCTGGAAGATGATCAGCATCCCCGCCGCCGCGAGGCCGTGCACCGCCACCAGCGGCCCGTAGCGGAAATGCCAGGCGCGGGTCGCGCGCAGGACGATGAAGAAGGCGGACTGCGCGGCCCCCACCATGAAGAGCAGGCAGCCGATGAGCTGCGGGGAAAGGTCCCGGACGGAGGCGAGCTTCGGATAGAGCGACTGGACGTTGGAGAGGCAGAAGAAACTCGCGAAGTTCGCCCAGAGCACCAGGGAGAGGAACTCGGCGGCGTTGTTGCGGCGGGCGGCTTCGTCGGCGGGCGGCGGGGGGGGCGGGGCGGCGGCGGAGGTCTGTTTCCGCAGGAGCAGGAGCAGCAGGACGAGCGAGGAGTTCGTCAGCATCGCGTAGCACCAGGGGAGTCGGTAGTCGACGGCGAAGAGGAAGCCGCCGATCATCGGCCCGACCATGATGCCCAGGCTCCAGGCGAGGTTGAACAAACCGAGGCGCTCCGCGAGCCGTTCGCGTCCGCCCACCTCGGAGAGCCACGCCTGGAGCGGGGGCCAGAAGAAGGCGGAGAAGAAATAGCCGCAGATGGCGATGATGAACAGGTCCCTGAGACCCGAGACGGCGAAGATGAACGAATCCACCGCGACGAGAAGGGCGCAGCAGAAGATGAGCGAACCGCGCCGCCCGCCCGCCCTCGCGCGGACCCGGTCCGAGAGCCCCCCCCCGAACGGGCAGGCGAGGGTATAGACGAACGCACCGGCGGCGCCGAGGATCCCGAGCTGGAGCGGCGAGGCGCAGAAACGGATCCCGAGGAGCGGGAAGGCGACCACCAGCACGCCGGTGGCGCTGTTCATGATAAAGGCGAACGCGTAGAGGATGCGGGGGCGCAGCGTGATCACAGACTCATTCCTTGCCGCCCGATCGGACGGAGGGGGGGAGGAACGGGAACGCCCCCGCGCGGATCAAAACGCAATGCGTATCTTTCTGTCGGCCTCGGGCTCGACGACGACGTCCTTCCCGAACAGCGTGACGTCGCGCTCCTTGCCGATCTCGTCGCTGTACCTCTCGTAGGCCTTGACCCCCTTCCCCACGGGGGTGTTGTCCGCGACGCCGCAGCCGCAGACGGCCGCGAGGCACGCGAGGCAGGCGACGGTGACGCATCTCATCGGCGACCCCCTCTTCCCGACAGGCGAGGCGTTAGTCCCTGCTCACGAGTCTGAGGTTGGATATCTCCACGTTGGACTTGTCGCCGTCTATGTGGTAGACCTTCTCCCGGCGGCGCAGCGGCCTTCCGAGGTACTCCTCCATCTTGAGCCGGTGGAGGTATTTTCCCTTGTTTTTCCCCGCGGTGATGACGATCGAGCCGTCCGGCCGCTTGAACTGCCCGGTCT
Protein-coding regions in this window:
- a CDS encoding aconitate hydratase — its product is MPKTLTEKIVAAHLVSGRHAAGGEIALRIDQTLTQDATGTLAFLQFEALGLDRTRARLSVSYVDHNTLQAGPENADDHRYLQTAAARYGAWFSPPGNGICHQVHLERFAVPGATLLGSDSHTPTCGGLGMLAVGAGGLDVAAAMAGEPFVFTMPEVVLVRLAGKLPPWVSAKDVILELLRRFGVKWGRGKLLEYGGPALAGLTVPERATIANMGTELGLTSSVFPSDAQARRFLAAQGRLKAWRPLAADAAAAYAGTVDLDLAALEPLVATPHSPDNVRAARELAGTRVDQVCIGSCTNSSLRDMREAAAMLKGRRIAPGVSLTVSPGSRQVLRMLAACGALDAMLEAGARLLENACGPCIGMGQAPSSGGVSLRTFNRNFKGRAGTPDAGVYLCSVATAVASALAGEIADPRRLGRPRALRLPARFLVDDGMLVRPPRNRRAVAVVKGPKIKPLPRFPALADRLEGSVTLVLGDNVSTDDIMPAGAKILPLRSNIPALAEHAFGRLDPGFVARAKAAGTGLIVAGENYGQGSSREHAALVPRYLGIAAVAARSFARIHLANLVNFGIVPLLLDRAEDLAALRAGDRILIEGLREAVRSGDRVIMRNACLDKTVSARLELSARGRRILLAGGLLNDIRNRADRARTEAPR
- a CDS encoding winged helix-turn-helix domain-containing protein, producing the protein MLWGKIGETAGRVYEQLRRKKAATPAELIKALNCPYDELQMALGWLARENRIRFEKVKARLKIVLR
- a CDS encoding cysteine hydrolase; the protein is MNPVLLTIDLQKDFPRLFTLRKPAAAFDESVRLLAAFFRKRKIPIVHILTLHKEDRSTWTRQMVRDDFRICVEGTDGAKELESVGRRPDEPVIHKTRWSAFHGTGLDRFLKVRGYDTLVLAGFLTHACIRVTALDAYQRDYDVIIARDCVDTYDAAHEKVTLAYLSRYVARVLSNDELFALLGPGAGAR
- a CDS encoding iron-containing alcohol dehydrogenase; protein product: MPVHEFFIPPGVIYGPGALARLGEEAGRLGRKALLVAGRGSLRRGGALERIERLLGAAGVETVLFEGVEGDPSAETVDRGVAAALDGACDLVVAAGGGSAIDAGKAIAGIATNGGSTYDYLEGKEIRLPPLPFVAVPTTAGTGAEVTKNAVITDRRRGRKQSIRHRFLVPSAAVVDPELTFSLPPAPTAATGMDALAQLVEPYVSRRSTPLTDTLALRGIQLTGSCLARAVRDGGDAEARAGMSFAALLSGMALANAGLGAAHALSHPLGVRFNVPHGCACAILLPRVMAFNLPAAAQRYADVAAALGEEVRGLAVEDAARRAVERVRRLAAEIGIPPGLSAFGVREKDFAAIAREARGSSLEGNPVAADEGALVRILRAAL
- a CDS encoding cupin domain-containing protein encodes the protein MQRVNEKEQSYRHGDSGPKYLMRGPRFEWGIIRLKAGEKMGRHGHKEVEETFYFFEGAPTLLVNETPQRVREGDVFRLEPGERHDIVNDTPAPIRVIFIKTPYLPEDKIN
- a CDS encoding MFS transporter; translated protein: MITLRPRILYAFAFIMNSATGVLVVAFPLLGIRFCASPLQLGILGAAGAFVYTLACPFGGGLSDRVRARAGGRRGSLIFCCALLVAVDSFIFAVSGLRDLFIIAICGYFFSAFFWPPLQAWLSEVGGRERLAERLGLFNLAWSLGIMVGPMIGGFLFAVDYRLPWCYAMLTNSSLVLLLLLLRKQTSAAAPPPPPPADEAARRNNAAEFLSLVLWANFASFFCLSNVQSLYPKLASVRDLSPQLIGCLLFMVGAAQSAFFIVLRATRAWHFRYGPLVAVHGLAAAGMLIIFQTVSVPLLAFAFSLIGIALGLSYYSSLYYSLCGDGDAGRRSGIHELMVGSAFFLGPLLGGFAAQYLGLRSPFILCAALLAGTAAWEVARWGISVRRSRSLDSATAR